The window AATACTTACCTCGAAACCGAGACCGATATCATGACATCTTGGGCCCCCGCCCGCCCGGCTTTGAGGGCCCTGGCCTCACCATCGCCGGTAACTCCCACTCGACTCTTCAGCACGACCCTCCCTCAGCAGACCAAAACGATCAAGTCGCATCTTCTACCTAGCCGTATCATTCCCCCTTACCCTTATGGCGAGCGTCAACTCTACAAACAATCCAACAAGGGTCTTTATGGGTCTGCGAGAATTCGATTCGGTAACACTGTTGCGGAAAagtacaacaacaaggccCGTCGTTTCTGGCGTCCGAACGTCCACGTCAAAGTTTTCAAGCTCCCCGCCCTAGATGCCAACGTCAAGACCCGCCTTACACTCCGTGTTCTCAAGACTATCCGCCGTGAGGGTGGCCTCCAGGAGTATCTCCTCAAGAGCAAGCCTGCCAGAATAAAGGAACTCGGCCCTGGTGGCTGGAACTTGAGGTGGCTTCTCATGCAGTCCAAGGATATTCAGAAGAGATTCAACGCCGAGCGTGTGGCGCTGGGTATGGAGCCCAAGGAGATCGAGGATAGGGACGACATCATTCAGTATGCGCTTGACGTCGCTACACCCGGTCCCTTGTCCAAACGCAGCCAGGCGACCCGAGGTGAGCTTAGGGCTCAGGAATTTGTGTTGggtgaagaagacttggCGGATCTGGAAGGCGTCGAGGAGCTAtcagacgatgaagaggctTTGTTGATGCAGCAACTGGATAACGCAGAGGCGGAAGCTGCAACGACAGAGGGAGCGCAAAAGATAACAGTGTAAAATGTTTGATGTATAATATGTACCAAAAGCCCCCCTTTTCAACGCCTTCCAATCATTGTATCAATATCCtgccaaagtcaagataGAAAAAGACCTTTGTTCTTGTTATCATTTCAACAGTTGCTATTTAATCCAAATATGGTATCACTTTTAATCTAGAAACGGAGGTCCCATCCAATCTTAGGACCCAGCTTGGGAAGCTCATCGGCGACACTCTGCACGTCCTTGTCGCCACGGCCACTCACGCAGATGACGATATCTTCGtccttcttcattgtcttggccagctcgaTGGCACCATAGATACCGTGAGCAGTCTCGAGGGCGGGAATAATACCCTCAAGCTGACTCATGAGCTTGAAACCAAGGAAGGCCTCGCTATCAGTGGCAGCGACAAACTTGGCTCTCTCATTGTCCTTCCAGGAGCTCAGCTCGGGGCCGACACCAGGGTAATCTAGACCAGCAGAGACAGAGTGTGTCTCACTGATCTGGCCATGCTTGTCCTGAAGAACATAGGTCCTTACACCATGGAGAACACCCTTGGAGCCGCCAGTAAGAGTGGCGCTGTGTCGTGGAGTGTCGACACCGTCACCACCGGcctcgacaccaagaagcttgacgCTAGGCTCGTTCTCGAAGGGGTAAAACATACCAACAGCGTTACTGCCACCGCCGACacaagcaacaacagcatcagGAAGCTTGCCTCGTTTCTCAAGCATCTGTTCCTTAGTCTCTCTACCAATGACAGACTGGAAGGTTCGGACGATTGTGGGGAAAGGATGAGGTCCAATGGCAGAGCCAATGATGTAGTGAGTGGTATCAAGATCGACGACCCAGGCACGGAGAGCCTCGTTGACAGCGTCTCGGAGAGTCTTGCTACCAGCTTCGACGGCAACGACCTTGGCGCCGAGCAATCGCATACGGAAAACGTTGAGGGCCTGTCGTCGGACGTCCTCCTATTCATTACATTAGTGATCGCACTTTCAAAAGAATTCTGCAAGACTTACGGCTCCCATGTATACTGTACACTCCATGCCGAACTTGGCACAGACGGTGGCCGTGGCGACACCATGCTGTCCAGCGCCAGTCTCAGCAATAattcttgtctttccaagTCTGCGGGCAAGGAGGAGCTGTCCCAGggcgttgttgatcttgtggCTACCAGTGTGGTTCAGATCCTCGCGCTTTAGCCAGATGTTGGCACCGCCAGCGTACTCAGTGAGTCGCTCCGCCAAGTGCAAATGGCCGGGTCGTCCCATGTACTCGTAGTAAGATCGGTATTCCTCCCAGAAGGATGGATCATCCTTGATCGCGTTGAAGCCCTCCTCAAGTTGGGACAAGCAGTCCATCAGAGACTCAGGAACATATTGGCCACCAAACTCGCCGAATCGCTCAGGGATCTTGCCATGAAGAGCAGCAAGCTGGGCCACCAAAGCACTGTCCTCCTCGGCAGTGATATCCGCATCTGTAATAGTATCGCTGACAGTAACGTTGTCACCACTGGGCTCCCTAGCTCCAGCAACGGcttcgacaaggccaacCTCTCGAGTGTTTGAATCTCCAGAGTCACGGCCGGACAGGTAGGCACAGTACTTCTCAATATCGGAAAGTGCTTGACCAGGCTCGGCATTCTTAATGGTTGTGATGATCTGGCTACCGACGACGACACCATCTGAGAGAGTTGCAACACTCAAGAAGTGCTCTCGGGTACTGACGCCGAATCCGACAGCTGCGGGCTTGTTGCCACTGTACTTCTTGACTCGCTCGATAAGGTCGGGGAGGTTCGCGTTGAGAGTGCCGGTAGCGCCAGTGACACCCATGCGAGAGACGACATAGATGAATGAATCGGCAAGCTGGCAGAGAATCTTCATTCGGGTATCTGAGGTGGAGGGAGCGATGAGAGGAACGTATGAAAGGCTAAGTGGGGAGTCAGCTTCGTATTTGATATTAGATCTTTGGTGCAGACTCACCGGCCCTTGTTACAGAGCTTGCGGAAAGAAACGGCCTCCTCAGGGGGCAGGTCGACAAcgatgaagccattgacacCGCATGAGTGGCAGTCTTGGAGTAATCGCTCCTCGCCATAGCTAAGAAGGGGGTTGTAGTAGCCCATGAGCATAACAGGAGCCTTGAGGCCGCGAGATCGGGCCTCCTTCACCATGCCCAAAGTGGATTCGATCGTGACGCCATTGTTGAGAGCAATCTAAACCAGTCAATCTTTATTCATTTGAAGAAATAGTGATGTACCTACCGTGTTGGCAGTCTGGATAGTAGGGCCGTCTGCAATTGGGTCGGTGAAAGGTGCACCGACTTCGATAACATCTAGAGACAACAGCTTGGTCAGTACAGTCCATGAATCCGATTGCAACGGAAGAGCTTACCAGCGCCACCCTTCTCCAACGCCAGTAGGATGTTGGGAGTATCTTCAGGCTTTGGGTAACCGGCAGTGACGTATGTTACCAGCGCAGACTACTCGAGAGAGAAAAATTAAttgtcagcttctttgtcttgtcggACATTGGGGTTGATCATCAATTTACCCCGCCGAGGGGCACTCATGATGGGTGTACTGACCCTGTTCTGCTCCTTGCAGCGCTTGAAAGTCTGTTTGATAGCGTCCATGGCGAATTGATTTCGTCTCTGGTCTCAATGAGAGTTATGGGGAGAGAAGTATTATTTTCGAGTGAGGACTTGTTGTCTTTAAAAGAAGATTTCGGGGTCGACGTTGTTGGTGACTGCATTTTCCGCCACCGATGCCGGAAGAATGAATTCCGCCACCTACTATTGACTCGTTTTGGATGGCTCCTGCCCTGTCCTCATGCACGTCGCCcgcagctgcagcttccgCCCACACTCCGCCATGCAGCCGGCATCATCGCAGCCCACATCGACCCCGGACTTGCCTAATGCGGTAATCAATCAACCATGACATTGGACATTGGCCAGTTACAATTTCAGGGACTTGCAGCACGGCATGGCATTTAACTTCATGTCACATCCAATTCCTGAGAAAACGTAAGATCTGAGCGCTAGTCATGCCTGATTGCCTACAGTAAGGAGGAGTGCGTGTCAAGTGTATGGCATTGTCCACCTTCTAAGTCAACTGACATGAttccatcaacaatgtcTACAAGCAGCTATCTACCTCTACGTATGCAGATGGAGATGACCCATTAGGAAATCTCCTTGTAAAGAAACTCCGACGGCATTCAACTTACAACAAAAGATCAGATGAACGCCGTGATGCTATGAACAAAGAGTTGGTCCGTTCAAACCTAGTagagcaaacaaacaaacatccTCAAAAGGGTAAGGATACACGGCAACCAACACTGACCACATATGCAGCTAGGCCCAAGTACACTACAAGTACAGAGACAATCACAATGCAGTGGAAGAGACATTTTACGATTGCAATCGTCAATTTGTTTAATCTCAGTTTAGAGTAAAGCTAGGAACAGTCTGGTTCAGCATCATGTAGAGCATGAATCCAGACTCAGGACCACCCCATAAGCACGGGATATAAACAACATCTTTTCCTCGTCTTTGGGATATCAATTGAGAAACAAACGAAAATATTCTTTGAGCTGCGTCCTTTTTCCCCAAAATAATGTCAACGCATTCCATAAATCATCGCTTCATGCAGTCAAGTAAGGATCGTCTCTCACGGCACGGGTCCAGCCAGGGCCGGAGTAATATAGAACTGCAAAGATACCATCCTTCAACTGTTTATTGAGCTCCAACACTCCTAGTGTTTGCCGCCGCTTGCCGAGTCCAAGTAACCGTAGGAGCTACTTCTTTGGTGGCCGTCCACCTGTGTAGCGCGGGCCCCAGTGGCCCCCGACATGAACTTCTCGTCACGTCCGCTTGTCGCTTCTCTGTAGTGGTCTTCTTCACCTGAGGAGGATCCGAATCGAGGGAAGCTCGCGGCGCCGTCGGGGTTCGCAGGATCGTGGTGCCCAACGCGAGGGCTGAAGCCTGGTCGATTATCTCCAGTGAAGCGCATACCGCCTTCAGCACGGCCTTTATCAGGGGTGACCATGCCGACTATTGTCCACACTGTGCCGATGAGAACAACGAGTACATACAAGAGAACCAGACCAGTGGAGATGAGGGCATCTTGAATCAGCTTGTTGTGAAGCCAATCTGTAACTGCCTTGACAGCCCCCGTAACCTCATCAGTAGTAGCGCTGGAAGGGGATGCTAGGAAAGAGCCAAGCTCCGCATCACCATCGACGGAGTCCTTTGCACCCTTGCTGAAAGTGTCATTTTCGAAGAGCGGGAAGTTGACCTCGGCATGGTCGTGAACCCAAGTCAAACCTTTCTGTACGCCCTCAATCTTGTTGCCGATGACACAGTAGAGGACTGTCTTGATAGGATCTAGAAGGATAGTCCCCTTGAAGACAGTGTCGAGGCCATCATTCATGGTCTCGAGGAAGGTGGTGAGAGTATCATTGACAGCATCCGTAGTATTGGTCACATAGCCAAGAATATCGTGATTGATGTCGTCGCTGAATCCTGTAATGACACCGTTGGCGTCATTGGCCCAGCCAGCAGAGACACTCTCAagattctcaacaacatcatcggCAAATGCACCAACCTGGTTTGCCAGTGCAGGTACTTCATTCTTGATTGCTCGTAGTAGGAGCCATTGGCAGAAGCAGGAGAAGAaaccagcaatggcgagcGACAGAATGAACAATGCCGGGACCGAGGTAGCATAAGCGAAGAGCCAACGAACAAGAATCTGTCGCTTTCCCTTAAAGCGGGAGGCAACCTTGATACCGAAAGTTGCGGTCATGGGCCGAGATGCAATGTAGACAATGTCCATCGGGTCATATGCATTTTGAGCGATGAGGCGCGCgtgctgttgctgtcgtcGCCATCGTCTAATCTCAAGCCAGGCCATGGGGATGATGACTGCCAGGGCGAGAATGATCAAAACTGCAATGAAAATTGTTCGGGCTTTGGCGATAAGCTCGAacaggttgttgaagaaattgtTTAGGGCATCGTTCTTGGAGCAGAAGCTCAACTTCTGTTTCTGAGCAAGAGGGAAGGCATTCCGATCAAACTTGTAGTTGCCATACGTTTCATTGAGGGTTTTGCGAACAAAATCGAATGGGATGGAAATGGCCTGCTCAGTCAGGTTTTGAACTTCTTTGAAGTCGGGCAAGTCATCATCCAACTGTCgaacatccttgacaaagtcttcGGATTTGAGATCAAAATCTTTCAGTTCCTTGATGGGGGCGGAGAAGTCGACCTTGGGGATATCCGGAACGAGGCGTCCGATTACCGATCTCTCAATACCGTCGGTGATATCGTTAATACCGTCTTCGAGTTCTTTTGAGATACTTTCGATCTTGCTAGTGGCCTTGTCAATCAAGCTGTTGAACTTCTTGGTTGCGCCCTCTGTGACATCGGCAACAACATCCAGGCTGCCGTGAACCATAGCGGTAATCAGGCACACATATGTGGCAGTTAGGAAGTTGATGTAGAAAATAATCATGTTCTTGACGCCCACTAAAACGAGGTCGAGCATGTACACCATGGCGTCTACTGATTTCTCAATTCCAGAGGCTGCGAGTTCGTTGACACCTCTTGATAGGTAGTGAGGCATGGAAGCCATGGCGCTTCCAACATCTTCGACTTTGGTACAGGCTGAAAGggctttgatcttggcatcaccaacattCTTGTTGAGGTCGACGATTAGGATCATAACCCGGATAAGGACCAGGATGAGAAGAACTGTCCAGCGGTTGATCCATATTTGAGATAGTCTTGATCGTAGACTTAGGTAGGGGGTAACATTTGGAGAAGTATCggctcgagcttcttgaaccTTTCGCATTTCGGTCATCTCAAATGACTCTGACCGAAGGGAGTTGGGCACAGCCGGATAGACCGGCGGGTCGTCGTTTTCTTTCCGTGAGGAAAACATCTTGTATCTATGCGTGTTGGTTTATTTGAACGATCAAATTTGTTTGAGTAGAATAAATGGGAAGATGCAATGATATGTAGCGAGCAAAAAGGAAGTCAGTTGAGTCCAGTGGTGATGATTAGGGTGTTAGAAGGACAAAGATTAATTATAAAAAGAACCCAAGGCCGGTAAATGAAAGGAAATGCGACAAAGGAAACGACGGGCGTAAGCAAAAGATTTCAAATCTATTGTCTATGATTCCATGCTGTTTGTTTGGGGTATAGGTGAGATTGTATAAGTGAAAGAAAAAGTGGTTGAACAATAGAACAACAATAGAGAAGAGGGGCGCGAGAACaataagagaagaagatgaaggagaaagCTTCGGCAACCTACCTGACTCACTCCACAACAATAATATCCAATGAACAACAATTCCTGGTCATTAGTAACTCGAACAGAAACGCCTTTGGATTTCTCGATAAATATGGCGGCAGCGCTTAGAGTACGAAGTGGTGAGGTTGAGCTAAGCGCCCGCTTATACCAGTAGCCAGTCACGGTGCTGGGAAATGCTTAAACAAGCAATTCCgaaacttggccaagagtaAACGGGATTCTGAACAGGAGATTAGATGTCGTTTGTAATTGAAGCAAAGCTGAGGCTTAACTTGCGTTTGTGATTTTGTTTACGCTGGGCTGTCGATTGTTTGACTTGTCGCTTGAGTGGCCCAGCCGCATCAAACTTGGGTTGCTTGTTATATTGAAGTCGCTCCAGACCAAATAGTCTATATCAGAGACGGAAAGACTTGCGCACTGAGTAAGGTGATTTGAAATACCACAGCATCAACGACAGCAGCCTCCAAGTGGATGAGGTGTGTGCGAGTTGATGTACAGATATATAATGAGTCACTCAGAGTGCAAGGGGAACACCGTGGAGCGATAGAGGTGAGTGGTGCCCAGCGTTCCAAACCTCAGCATCAGTCAGAGGCGAGGAACATGGGGATTTATCTGATAGGAAGACAGCGCATCTTGGTTGTTCGAGCGTGTGACGCCATTGCAAGTCAATTCTCTTCTCATGAAGCCCTAGTCTAGTAGCCTAGCTTGGGCAACGAGCATGGAAGCAAACGTCTTGGCTGATTCCAACCTGCCAGCTATTCGGCGAACTGCGCCGTAGAGACCCATCGTGCAAGTCACTGGTAAAAGCAGGGTCTTCCGAGGATGATTGGGAATGACTATGATCGTCCTGAGAACAGGCTGTGATGGTGAACATTTTTTTGAGTTGCTGACCAGGATGCTGTAGTTGAGGTGGTGAACAAGGCCAGGGCTGACAGCCAGTCAAACGCCGGGAAAGGGTCGCGCTAGCATCACGGCCCCTGGACCCTGGTGAATAGCTTTCCAGAAATGGTCAAAGTGTCTCTATTTAGGACCCCTCCGCGACAGGGGTTCACGTGGTTGGTAACCGCTGATCTCGTCCAAAGAAATCGCCACTGATGAGTTGTGATTGAAACAGGATTTTCTAGAAAGGCTGACTAAAAAGTGCCAAAGCCACGGGTTGCGTGAATATGTTTTTGATCATCGCCATGCATATTCTGAAACTTGGTCAGCGGTGAGAAGAGATAATGAGTCGTTGAAGGTATTTGGTATTTGGTATTTAGCCGTAGAGGGAGCGGCGAGCTAAGAATCACCTATGATGTCATATAGAGGGGGTTTTGTTTGTTACCGACTTCTTCAGCTCATGATTTGAGCGAATGCTACCTTAGGCAAGAGATCCAGTAGGCGTATGTTGGTAGCGAAAGTGCAACGAGACAAAAGTCTCCATTAGAATCAGCTCAAAATAGAGCAATCGAGGATGTAATTTTACGAAGCGCTTTGTGTATCGACCCATCGGAAAGATGGTCGCGACGTGGTCGTCCTTGTGTAAAACGATTGGCTGCGGTTACAGCCGCTGGCAGCTATCTTGGCGCGTAATGAAACGGAGCCCACTGGTGACGGGAAGCTCAGCGACACCCAACCATCCTAGGAGAGCTTAAAATAACGTGATTCATTTGGTGAACCAGATCCCGATCCTTGAGATCAGTGTCTTTTTACTGTTTTTCGTTTGCCAGCTTAGCGAAAAACCTGTTGTTATCGTGAGAATGGTCGTCCGATGAACAAGATTAACCATAGTGCGAACGATCAACCCATCGAGGAGGAGTGTGAAGCGATTTGATGTTCTTTATCCGAAAGAAATCAGTTATTGGTTTTTTGTCTACGAATCTCTATTATGCGACCTATCCAGCGTTGGACTTTGTGGATGCCTTGTAAAAATCACTGCTTTTGACGGGAAAGGTATTTCATAAGATCCCATATGTCCAGGCAAGCCATGCCTTCTCGTCTGGTATATGTTAAAGTAAACGTCTTCATTTGTACTCGCAGCCACGCCCATCTTTCTGCATAGCACTTTCTTTAGAATTCGGTAGTAATTGTGTCACCCTGCAGTCACTGATGCGTAACTCGAACCGCGGGGTAACAAGAAAGCTGTCGGCGGGTTAAGGTCGATAACCTAGTAGTTTTGAGGTCAACACCACCACATCATTTTGTTCGCAGATACCAACTGTAGAGCCTTACTTCATTTTCTCAGTAAACTGTTGCCTTCGACTTGACACACATAACTGCAACCATGGCGGTCGCAATCTCTGAAGAGCAAGCTACCGACTTGAGCAAGCAATATGACACCCCACTTGGCCTTGCTCACTCAACTATGCAAGTCCTCAAGGACAGGATCAAGCTTCACTATGATCTTGCTAGCGACTATTACCTAAGTTTATGGTGCGAACAAAGCTTAATACGCTTCTGGGAACCATCTCTCTCGATCACCCTGCTAATCTAGACCAGGGGCGAGCACATTCATCACGGATACTGGCCAACAGAGGAATCTGAAGCCACACAGACAAAAGAGGAAGCCCAGGCAAACCTCATTCAGTTACTTCTAGACATCTCCAAAATCCCCTCCAAAAGCTCGGTTTTGGATGTTGGATGCGGCATCGGTGGCACTTCTCGCTATCTCGCATCCAAGCACGGTAGTTCTGTTACCGGAATCACCATCTCCACAAAGCAAGTTGAGATAGCGGACCGCTTGACCAAGGCCGCCGTAGAAGATGGGGCTTCACTACCCGATGTATCAGATGCccatggcttcatcaagctcggTGGCGGAAAAGTCAAGTttctcgagcttgatgcCGAAAAAATGGGCGATTCCTTCAGCGGTCAACAAGGCTCATTCGACGCGGTCTGGATAAGTGAGGCACTCAGTCACTTCCCAAACAAAGCGCTGTTCTTCGAAAACGTGATGAAAGTCCTCAAGCCTGGAGGCAAGCTTGTGTTGGCAGATTGGTTCAAGGCCGAGGACTTGGACGACACCACGTTTATCAATGATATCAAGCCCATTGAAGGTAGGGTTCCATGCAAAATACCATTGAGTGTTTCTGAGCTTAAGTAAAAAAACAGATGGCATGCTCCTACCACCGCTCTGTACCCAGCAGGGATACCTTGATTTGGCAAAACAGGCTGGGCTTCAGGTATTCGCCGAGCCGAAGGATATCAGTCAACAGGTCCGAAAGACATGGTGCGTACAGATGCTTTTTCCACAGGTAATATGGGCAATAACCTTACATTTTTTTTAATCTCTTAGGGATATCACCTGGTCTCTTGTACAGAACCCATCTCTGTGGGCATTTGCATTCACTCAAGGACGTGACGGCATTGCCTTCTTACAGTCTTTTCGGGCGATGAGACGGGGATACGCCAACGGGTCCTTTCGCTACAGTGTGATGGCGTTCCAGAAAGAAATGGCGTAAAGTAGCTCCGACTCCAACTCACACGCATCAACAAAATTATTTGAGTTCTGAAGATTTCGATCGACCTTTGCAAGCGGTGTTCTTctgcttttctttctttttccatcGCGATAAAGGGTGGTATAGACAGTATTCTCGATGACTCTTCGTTCAGTAATAGTGGCACATGGTCTCTTATCAGTGGCAACATTGTCATTTGTAACCAGTTCGATCACCAACACATTTACAATCTGACAGGGCTGGTCAAGCACATGGCGTGCTAGCGCTCACTGGTATACTTGAGCCCGCTGATCGGGTCATGGCTATGCAGTCACAGTCTAGGCAACTATGTAATTTTCACAGAAGTTCAGTTTGAGTCCCTATTCTGCTTCTGTACATTTGCAAATTGTTCGGGCGTTCGTGAACAATCAGCGTAAAAGTATAGAGCAGAAATCACATGAAGGGCCAGACATTGTCATAGTGGTTGGTGGTTACAATTTGTCTCCGCTGCCCTATGTGACAACGCCAACGTATATTGTGACCATAAGGAGCTGTGAACACTCTATTCGAGTCCGGTGTCTGGACATAGAAAGTTGATAAGAATATAACAAGTAACCATCAAAAAACGTTCACCCAAAAATACGACCGTAACGCCTTCTTCATTTCCGACTTAGAAGATAGAACCGATCCTGCATCACCGGCCTTACGCTTCGCCAAAAGTGTTCTCGCCGGAGTAAGTGATGTAGAGGAAGCTGCAAGTAATCATATTAGTATTTCGTCTTTACTTCATGCCTGTTGGGGAACATACccgtcctcatccttgtgCTCCTCATAAATGCTGCTCATCAGGGCAGCTGTCGGGGGTAGAACCTCGtcaacgaagatgaagatggccTTCTCGGGAGACAGCTTAATTCGCTTGCGGATGACGTAAACGAACTGGCCGACGGTCAGGTCGGCAGGGACGAggtacttcttcttgtcgatggTGGCAATATCACTcttctcgaccttctcgCAGATAACCTATTCGCAACATGTCAGCAAGTTGTCGGGtgatggaaagatgaagagagaaggcGGTCGGTAAACGGGCGTGGAACCCCCCAGTCtgttgatgtcgttgtcgagTGAAAGCGGATGTTTCGCTCAAAACCAGAGAATATGTTATTCGTAAGGGGGAAAAATACATACGGGAATACGATCAGCGTATTTCTGACGAATGCGctcggcctcagccttgcgcttctcgaaGGGGTGCTCGTCCTTGAATTTGCTGCGCATGTTGACGGTGATGGTTGTTGTGGAGGCGGTAAGTGTGTTGGATTCAAGTGTCGCGATGACTGTTGGTTTCAGGCAGCTAAATAGTCGAAAGGTTGTGGTTGAgggaaaaaggaagaagagggaggagggagatGATGACGGGTTggaaataagaaaaagaactAGGTTACGGTTTGCTTGCGTCAGGCAGAATAAGTAGGTGAGGTGAGGAAATGCACAGAGTGACAGAAGGTGGCAGTGACACAGACACAGTACGCGCATACACCATACAGATGAGCGGTCGGCCAGCGCAGACTTGACCTGACTTGTCCTGACTTGAGAGGCAGCAGCGCGGGTTACAGTGGGCGCCCAGGGCAGATGGCACCTTAGCAGGTGGCAGCAGCACCCAGCCCAACTCACGTTGACTGGACATGCGCGCGGGGCTAGATGACTAAACTATAAATGGCTTAGCTCTATGATGCCCGGTGAATCACAAGAGGCCCCGCGAGGCAACAATGGCGGGGAAACAGCAAGTCACGTCGCATTGTATCGTCACAGGGTCGAGAATGAGAGTTTGCGAGTGAATCCTCAA is drawn from Fusarium graminearum PH-1 chromosome 3, whole genome shotgun sequence and contains these coding sequences:
- a CDS encoding tryptophan synthase, with product MDAIKQTFKRCKEQNRSALVTYVTAGYPKPEDTPNILLALEKGGADVIEVGAPFTDPIADGPTIQTANTIALNNGVTIESTLGMVKEARSRGLKAPVMLMGYYNPLLSYGEERLLQDCHSCGVNGFIVVDLPPEEAVSFRKLCNKGRLSYVPLIAPSTSDTRMKILCQLADSFIYVVSRMGVTGATGTLNANLPDLIERVKKYSGNKPAAVGFGVSTREHFLSVATLSDGVVVGSQIITTIKNAEPGQALSDIEKYCAYLSGRDSGDSNTREVGLVEAVAGAREPSGDNVTVSDTITDADITAEEDSALVAQLAALHGKIPERFGEFGGQYVPESLMDCLSQLEEGFNAIKDDPSFWEEYRSYYEYMGRPGHLHLAERLTEYAGGANIWLKREDLNHTGSHKINNALGQLLLARRLGKTRIIAETGAGQHGVATATVCAKFGMECTVYMGAEDVRRQALNVFRMRLLGAKVVAVEAGSKTLRDAVNEALRAWVVDLDTTHYIIGSAIGPHPFPTIVRTFQSVIGRETKEQMLEKRGKLPDAVVACVGGGSNAVGMFYPFENEPSVKLLGVEAGGDGVDTPRHSATLTGGSKGVLHGVRTYVLQDKHGQISETHSVSAGLDYPGVGPELSSWKDNERAKFVAATDSEAFLGFKLMSQLEGIIPALETAHGIYGAIELAKTMKKDEDIVICVSGRGDKDVQSVADELPKLGPKIGWDLRF